One Anser cygnoides isolate HZ-2024a breed goose chromosome 6, Taihu_goose_T2T_genome, whole genome shotgun sequence genomic region harbors:
- the MPP4 gene encoding MAGUK p55 subfamily member 4 isoform X1: MPLVCACNQLCPSNKNGFPHSFLFYFLINLKYLMVFRYERTLFPSSASIFVKPTWCECCALNKWMESPGMKKMEVPAVCSQDNGLSHVLTLVLQELSLLCKRDVNGVGMLYDLLRSHWLQALLKIYECLQNYLGKRPMPVTLQARALNREVVELLREAPQSGEIKELRRLLRAPHLRAMLSAHDTVAQKDFEPTLPPLPDNIPENEEAMRIVCLVKNNQPLGATIKRHEITGDITVARVIHGGLADRSGLLYAGDKLVEVNGVPVEGLEPEQVINILALSQGTIMFKLIPVSDRPVSNQTTLYVRAMADYCPLQDPAIPCADAGLPFKKGEILQIVDQNDALWWQARKVSDLSACAGLIPSNNLLKRKQREFWWSQPFQPHLCLKSSMLSTVEEEDDMQIDEKCVETEEEEFGEFGQRVFIAGFRRSMRLCRRKSWNNQQSCYARCPSSCYSTLAAPYEEVVRYQRHPADRNRLIVLVGPAGVGVNELRRRLISSNPREFQSAVPHTTRVQKSYEMNGREYHYVSKETFENMVYSHRMLEYGEYKGYLYGTSVDAVRTVLDEGKICVIDLEPQVSSAAVPVNKREEKGEKSSCCLNGIQIARTHELKPYIIFIKPSSISCMRQTRKNARIITDYYVNMKFKEEDLQEMEDSAKKMEDQFGQFFDQVIVNDNLQEASAQLLSAVHRAQDEPQWVPAMWICSDTQP, encoded by the exons ATGCCTTTAGTTTGTGCTTGCAACCAGTTGTGCCCTTCAAATAAGAATGGTTTTCCCCACTCTTTTTTATTCTACTTCCTTATCAATTTAAAATACCTGATGGTTTTCCGATATGAACGTACTCTTTTCCCTAGTTCAGCATCTATCTTTGTGAAACCTACTTGGTGTGAATGCTGCGCTCTAAACAAGTGGATGGAATCTCCTGGAATGAAGAAGATGGAGGTGCCGGCAGTCTGCAGTCAAGATAATG GTTTGTCTCATGTTCTGACCCTAGTGCTACAAGAACTGAGTTTGCTCTGTAAAAGAGATGTCAATGGTGTTGGCATGTTATACGACCTGCTCAGATCTCACTGGCTGCAAGCACttttaaag ATTTATGAATGCCTCCAAAACTACCTTGGAAAAAGGCCCATGCCTGTCACCCTGCAGGCGCGTGCATTGAATCGTGAG GTGGTGGAGTTGCTACGTGAAGCCCCTCAGTCTGGAGAGATCAAAGAGCTAAGACGACTACTGCGAGCCCCACACTTAAGG GCCATGCTATCTGCTCATGATACTGTGGCCCAGAAAGATTTTGAACCAACACTTCCACCACTGCCAGACAACATACCTGAAAATGAGGAAGCCATGAGGATTGTCTGCTTAGTGAAAAACAACCAGCCTCTG GGTGCCACCATTAAGCGCCATGAGATAACGGGTGACATAACAGTTGCCCGTGTGATCCATGGTGGGCTAGCAGACAGAAGTG GGTTGTTGTATGCTGGAGACAAACTAGTGGAAGTAAATGGAGTTCCTGTTGAAGGACTTGAGCCTGAGCAAGTTATTAATATTCTG GCCTTGTCTCAGGGGACAATTATGTTCAAGTTGATTCCAGTTTCTGATCGTCCTGTCAGCAACCAAACAACA CTATATGTGCGAGCAATGGCAGATTACTGTCCATTGCAAGATCCTGCCATACCGTGTGCTGATGCAGGTTTGCCTTTTAAGAAGGGTGAAATACTTCAGATTGTGGACCAGAATGATGCTCTCTGGTGGCAGGCCAGGAAAGTTTCAGATCTCAGTGCCTGTGCTGGACTTATACCCTCAAATAATCTTCTTAAAAG GAAGCAGCGAGAATTCTGGTGGTCTCAACCTTTCCAGCCCCACCTCTGTCTCAAATCATCAATGT TAAGCACTGTGGAAGAAG AGGATGACATGCAGATTGATGAGAAGTGTGTGGAAACAG aAGAGGAAGAATTTGGTGAATTTGGTCAACGAGTCTTTATTG CTGGATTCCGCAGAAGTATGCGCCTGTGTCGCAGGAAGTCCTGGAACAACCAGCAGTCATGCTATGCTCGGTGCCCCAGCAGCTGTTACAGCACTCTTGCAGCTCCATATGAGGAGGTGGTTAGGTACCAGCGGCATCCAGCAGACCGGAACAGACTAATTGTACTAGTGG GTCCTGCAGGAGTGGGTGTGAATGAGCTACGGCGAAGGCTTATCTCAAGTAACCCACGAGAGTTTCAAAGTGCTGTACCTC ACACAACTCGTGTTCAGAAGAGTTATGAAATGAATGGTCGTGAATATCACTATGTATCAAAAGAAACTTTTGAAAACATGGTGTACAGCCACAG GATGCTGGAATATGGGGAATACAAAGGGTACCTGTATGGTACCAGTGTTGATGCAGTGCGAACAGTCCTTGATGAAGGGAAGATCTGTGTAATAGATTTAGAACCACAG GTTTCTTCTGCTGCAGTTCCCGTAAAcaagagggaggagaagggagagaagtCATCTTGTTGCTTGAAC GGCATCCAAATAGCCCGGACTCATGAATTGAAGCCATATATTATATTCATCAAGCCATCCAGCATAAGCTGCATGAGGCAAACTCGTAAAAATGCCAGGATCATTACAGATTATTATGTGAACATGAAATTCAAG GAAGAAGATTTACAGGAGATGGAGGATTCCGCTAAGAAAATGGAAGATCAGTTTGGTCAGTTTTTTGATCAAGTGATTGTGAATGACAATTTACAAGAAGCATCTGCGCAGCTGCTATCTGCAGTCCATCGTGCACAGGATGAGCCCCAGTGGGTCCCTGCAATGTGGATATGCTCAGATACTCAGCCATAA
- the MPP4 gene encoding MAGUK p55 subfamily member 4 isoform X6, with translation MVYSAVSTASIFVKPTWCECCALNKWMESPGMKKMEVPAVCSQDNGLSHVLTLVLQELSLLCKRDVNGVGMLYDLLRSHWLQALLKIYECLQNYLGKRPMPVTLQARALNREVVELLREAPQSGEIKELRRLLRAPHLRAMLSAHDTVAQKDFEPTLPPLPDNIPENEEAMRIVCLVKNNQPLGATIKRHEITGDITVARVIHGGLADRSGLLYAGDKLVEVNGVPVEGLEPEQVINILALSQGTIMFKLIPVSDRPVSNQTTLYVRAMADYCPLQDPAIPCADAGLPFKKGEILQIVDQNDALWWQARKVSDLSACAGLIPSNNLLKRKQREFWWSQPFQPHLCLKSSMLSTVEEEDDMQIDEKCVETEEEEFGEFGQRVFIAGFRRSMRLCRRKSWNNQQSCYARCPSSCYSTLAAPYEEVVRYQRHPADRNRLIVLVGPAGVGVNELRRRLISSNPREFQSAVPHTTRVQKSYEMNGREYHYVSKETFENMVYSHRMLEYGEYKGYLYGTSVDAVRTVLDEGKICVIDLEPQVSSAAVPVNKREEKGEKSSCCLNGIQIARTHELKPYIIFIKPSSISCMRQTRKNARIITDYYVNMKFKEEDLQEMEDSAKKMEDQFGQFFDQVIVNDNLQEASAQLLSAVHRAQDEPQWVPAMWICSDTQP, from the exons CATCTATCTTTGTGAAACCTACTTGGTGTGAATGCTGCGCTCTAAACAAGTGGATGGAATCTCCTGGAATGAAGAAGATGGAGGTGCCGGCAGTCTGCAGTCAAGATAATG GTTTGTCTCATGTTCTGACCCTAGTGCTACAAGAACTGAGTTTGCTCTGTAAAAGAGATGTCAATGGTGTTGGCATGTTATACGACCTGCTCAGATCTCACTGGCTGCAAGCACttttaaag ATTTATGAATGCCTCCAAAACTACCTTGGAAAAAGGCCCATGCCTGTCACCCTGCAGGCGCGTGCATTGAATCGTGAG GTGGTGGAGTTGCTACGTGAAGCCCCTCAGTCTGGAGAGATCAAAGAGCTAAGACGACTACTGCGAGCCCCACACTTAAGG GCCATGCTATCTGCTCATGATACTGTGGCCCAGAAAGATTTTGAACCAACACTTCCACCACTGCCAGACAACATACCTGAAAATGAGGAAGCCATGAGGATTGTCTGCTTAGTGAAAAACAACCAGCCTCTG GGTGCCACCATTAAGCGCCATGAGATAACGGGTGACATAACAGTTGCCCGTGTGATCCATGGTGGGCTAGCAGACAGAAGTG GGTTGTTGTATGCTGGAGACAAACTAGTGGAAGTAAATGGAGTTCCTGTTGAAGGACTTGAGCCTGAGCAAGTTATTAATATTCTG GCCTTGTCTCAGGGGACAATTATGTTCAAGTTGATTCCAGTTTCTGATCGTCCTGTCAGCAACCAAACAACA CTATATGTGCGAGCAATGGCAGATTACTGTCCATTGCAAGATCCTGCCATACCGTGTGCTGATGCAGGTTTGCCTTTTAAGAAGGGTGAAATACTTCAGATTGTGGACCAGAATGATGCTCTCTGGTGGCAGGCCAGGAAAGTTTCAGATCTCAGTGCCTGTGCTGGACTTATACCCTCAAATAATCTTCTTAAAAG GAAGCAGCGAGAATTCTGGTGGTCTCAACCTTTCCAGCCCCACCTCTGTCTCAAATCATCAATGT TAAGCACTGTGGAAGAAG AGGATGACATGCAGATTGATGAGAAGTGTGTGGAAACAG aAGAGGAAGAATTTGGTGAATTTGGTCAACGAGTCTTTATTG CTGGATTCCGCAGAAGTATGCGCCTGTGTCGCAGGAAGTCCTGGAACAACCAGCAGTCATGCTATGCTCGGTGCCCCAGCAGCTGTTACAGCACTCTTGCAGCTCCATATGAGGAGGTGGTTAGGTACCAGCGGCATCCAGCAGACCGGAACAGACTAATTGTACTAGTGG GTCCTGCAGGAGTGGGTGTGAATGAGCTACGGCGAAGGCTTATCTCAAGTAACCCACGAGAGTTTCAAAGTGCTGTACCTC ACACAACTCGTGTTCAGAAGAGTTATGAAATGAATGGTCGTGAATATCACTATGTATCAAAAGAAACTTTTGAAAACATGGTGTACAGCCACAG GATGCTGGAATATGGGGAATACAAAGGGTACCTGTATGGTACCAGTGTTGATGCAGTGCGAACAGTCCTTGATGAAGGGAAGATCTGTGTAATAGATTTAGAACCACAG GTTTCTTCTGCTGCAGTTCCCGTAAAcaagagggaggagaagggagagaagtCATCTTGTTGCTTGAAC GGCATCCAAATAGCCCGGACTCATGAATTGAAGCCATATATTATATTCATCAAGCCATCCAGCATAAGCTGCATGAGGCAAACTCGTAAAAATGCCAGGATCATTACAGATTATTATGTGAACATGAAATTCAAG GAAGAAGATTTACAGGAGATGGAGGATTCCGCTAAGAAAATGGAAGATCAGTTTGGTCAGTTTTTTGATCAAGTGATTGTGAATGACAATTTACAAGAAGCATCTGCGCAGCTGCTATCTGCAGTCCATCGTGCACAGGATGAGCCCCAGTGGGTCCCTGCAATGTGGATATGCTCAGATACTCAGCCATAA
- the MPP4 gene encoding MAGUK p55 subfamily member 4 isoform X5 translates to MPLVCACNQLCPSNKNGFPHSFLFYFLINLKYLMVFRYERTLFPSSASIFVKPTWCECCALNKWMESPGMKKMEVPAVCSQDNVLQELSLLCKRDVNGVGMLYDLLRSHWLQALLKVVELLREAPQSGEIKELRRLLRAPHLRAMLSAHDTVAQKDFEPTLPPLPDNIPENEEAMRIVCLVKNNQPLGATIKRHEITGDITVARVIHGGLADRSGLLYAGDKLVEVNGVPVEGLEPEQVINILALSQGTIMFKLIPVSDRPVSNQTTLYVRAMADYCPLQDPAIPCADAGLPFKKGEILQIVDQNDALWWQARKVSDLSACAGLIPSNNLLKRKQREFWWSQPFQPHLCLKSSMLSTVEEEDDMQIDEKCVETEEEEFGEFGQRVFIAGFRRSMRLCRRKSWNNQQSCYARCPSSCYSTLAAPYEEVVRYQRHPADRNRLIVLVGPAGVGVNELRRRLISSNPREFQSAVPHTTRVQKSYEMNGREYHYVSKETFENMVYSHRMLEYGEYKGYLYGTSVDAVRTVLDEGKICVIDLEPQVSSAAVPVNKREEKGEKSSCCLNGIQIARTHELKPYIIFIKPSSISCMRQTRKNARIITDYYVNMKFKEEDLQEMEDSAKKMEDQFGQFFDQVIVNDNLQEASAQLLSAVHRAQDEPQWVPAMWICSDTQP, encoded by the exons ATGCCTTTAGTTTGTGCTTGCAACCAGTTGTGCCCTTCAAATAAGAATGGTTTTCCCCACTCTTTTTTATTCTACTTCCTTATCAATTTAAAATACCTGATGGTTTTCCGATATGAACGTACTCTTTTCCCTAGTTCAGCATCTATCTTTGTGAAACCTACTTGGTGTGAATGCTGCGCTCTAAACAAGTGGATGGAATCTCCTGGAATGAAGAAGATGGAGGTGCCGGCAGTCTGCAGTCAAGATAATG TGCTACAAGAACTGAGTTTGCTCTGTAAAAGAGATGTCAATGGTGTTGGCATGTTATACGACCTGCTCAGATCTCACTGGCTGCAAGCACttttaaag GTGGTGGAGTTGCTACGTGAAGCCCCTCAGTCTGGAGAGATCAAAGAGCTAAGACGACTACTGCGAGCCCCACACTTAAGG GCCATGCTATCTGCTCATGATACTGTGGCCCAGAAAGATTTTGAACCAACACTTCCACCACTGCCAGACAACATACCTGAAAATGAGGAAGCCATGAGGATTGTCTGCTTAGTGAAAAACAACCAGCCTCTG GGTGCCACCATTAAGCGCCATGAGATAACGGGTGACATAACAGTTGCCCGTGTGATCCATGGTGGGCTAGCAGACAGAAGTG GGTTGTTGTATGCTGGAGACAAACTAGTGGAAGTAAATGGAGTTCCTGTTGAAGGACTTGAGCCTGAGCAAGTTATTAATATTCTG GCCTTGTCTCAGGGGACAATTATGTTCAAGTTGATTCCAGTTTCTGATCGTCCTGTCAGCAACCAAACAACA CTATATGTGCGAGCAATGGCAGATTACTGTCCATTGCAAGATCCTGCCATACCGTGTGCTGATGCAGGTTTGCCTTTTAAGAAGGGTGAAATACTTCAGATTGTGGACCAGAATGATGCTCTCTGGTGGCAGGCCAGGAAAGTTTCAGATCTCAGTGCCTGTGCTGGACTTATACCCTCAAATAATCTTCTTAAAAG GAAGCAGCGAGAATTCTGGTGGTCTCAACCTTTCCAGCCCCACCTCTGTCTCAAATCATCAATGT TAAGCACTGTGGAAGAAG AGGATGACATGCAGATTGATGAGAAGTGTGTGGAAACAG aAGAGGAAGAATTTGGTGAATTTGGTCAACGAGTCTTTATTG CTGGATTCCGCAGAAGTATGCGCCTGTGTCGCAGGAAGTCCTGGAACAACCAGCAGTCATGCTATGCTCGGTGCCCCAGCAGCTGTTACAGCACTCTTGCAGCTCCATATGAGGAGGTGGTTAGGTACCAGCGGCATCCAGCAGACCGGAACAGACTAATTGTACTAGTGG GTCCTGCAGGAGTGGGTGTGAATGAGCTACGGCGAAGGCTTATCTCAAGTAACCCACGAGAGTTTCAAAGTGCTGTACCTC ACACAACTCGTGTTCAGAAGAGTTATGAAATGAATGGTCGTGAATATCACTATGTATCAAAAGAAACTTTTGAAAACATGGTGTACAGCCACAG GATGCTGGAATATGGGGAATACAAAGGGTACCTGTATGGTACCAGTGTTGATGCAGTGCGAACAGTCCTTGATGAAGGGAAGATCTGTGTAATAGATTTAGAACCACAG GTTTCTTCTGCTGCAGTTCCCGTAAAcaagagggaggagaagggagagaagtCATCTTGTTGCTTGAAC GGCATCCAAATAGCCCGGACTCATGAATTGAAGCCATATATTATATTCATCAAGCCATCCAGCATAAGCTGCATGAGGCAAACTCGTAAAAATGCCAGGATCATTACAGATTATTATGTGAACATGAAATTCAAG GAAGAAGATTTACAGGAGATGGAGGATTCCGCTAAGAAAATGGAAGATCAGTTTGGTCAGTTTTTTGATCAAGTGATTGTGAATGACAATTTACAAGAAGCATCTGCGCAGCTGCTATCTGCAGTCCATCGTGCACAGGATGAGCCCCAGTGGGTCCCTGCAATGTGGATATGCTCAGATACTCAGCCATAA
- the MPP4 gene encoding MAGUK p55 subfamily member 4 isoform X8 produces the protein MESPGMKKMEVPAVCSQDNGLSHVLTLVLQELSLLCKRDVNGVGMLYDLLRSHWLQALLKIYECLQNYLGKRPMPVTLQARALNREVVELLREAPQSGEIKELRRLLRAPHLRAMLSAHDTVAQKDFEPTLPPLPDNIPENEEAMRIVCLVKNNQPLGATIKRHEITGDITVARVIHGGLADRSGLLYAGDKLVEVNGVPVEGLEPEQVINILALSQGTIMFKLIPVSDRPVSNQTTLYVRAMADYCPLQDPAIPCADAGLPFKKGEILQIVDQNDALWWQARKVSDLSACAGLIPSNNLLKRKQREFWWSQPFQPHLCLKSSMLSTVEEEDDMQIDEKCVETEEEEFGEFGQRVFIAGFRRSMRLCRRKSWNNQQSCYARCPSSCYSTLAAPYEEVVRYQRHPADRNRLIVLVGPAGVGVNELRRRLISSNPREFQSAVPHTTRVQKSYEMNGREYHYVSKETFENMVYSHRMLEYGEYKGYLYGTSVDAVRTVLDEGKICVIDLEPQVSSAAVPVNKREEKGEKSSCCLNGIQIARTHELKPYIIFIKPSSISCMRQTRKNARIITDYYVNMKFKEEDLQEMEDSAKKMEDQFGQFFDQVIVNDNLQEASAQLLSAVHRAQDEPQWVPAMWICSDTQP, from the exons ATGGAATCTCCTGGAATGAAGAAGATGGAGGTGCCGGCAGTCTGCAGTCAAGATAATG GTTTGTCTCATGTTCTGACCCTAGTGCTACAAGAACTGAGTTTGCTCTGTAAAAGAGATGTCAATGGTGTTGGCATGTTATACGACCTGCTCAGATCTCACTGGCTGCAAGCACttttaaag ATTTATGAATGCCTCCAAAACTACCTTGGAAAAAGGCCCATGCCTGTCACCCTGCAGGCGCGTGCATTGAATCGTGAG GTGGTGGAGTTGCTACGTGAAGCCCCTCAGTCTGGAGAGATCAAAGAGCTAAGACGACTACTGCGAGCCCCACACTTAAGG GCCATGCTATCTGCTCATGATACTGTGGCCCAGAAAGATTTTGAACCAACACTTCCACCACTGCCAGACAACATACCTGAAAATGAGGAAGCCATGAGGATTGTCTGCTTAGTGAAAAACAACCAGCCTCTG GGTGCCACCATTAAGCGCCATGAGATAACGGGTGACATAACAGTTGCCCGTGTGATCCATGGTGGGCTAGCAGACAGAAGTG GGTTGTTGTATGCTGGAGACAAACTAGTGGAAGTAAATGGAGTTCCTGTTGAAGGACTTGAGCCTGAGCAAGTTATTAATATTCTG GCCTTGTCTCAGGGGACAATTATGTTCAAGTTGATTCCAGTTTCTGATCGTCCTGTCAGCAACCAAACAACA CTATATGTGCGAGCAATGGCAGATTACTGTCCATTGCAAGATCCTGCCATACCGTGTGCTGATGCAGGTTTGCCTTTTAAGAAGGGTGAAATACTTCAGATTGTGGACCAGAATGATGCTCTCTGGTGGCAGGCCAGGAAAGTTTCAGATCTCAGTGCCTGTGCTGGACTTATACCCTCAAATAATCTTCTTAAAAG GAAGCAGCGAGAATTCTGGTGGTCTCAACCTTTCCAGCCCCACCTCTGTCTCAAATCATCAATGT TAAGCACTGTGGAAGAAG AGGATGACATGCAGATTGATGAGAAGTGTGTGGAAACAG aAGAGGAAGAATTTGGTGAATTTGGTCAACGAGTCTTTATTG CTGGATTCCGCAGAAGTATGCGCCTGTGTCGCAGGAAGTCCTGGAACAACCAGCAGTCATGCTATGCTCGGTGCCCCAGCAGCTGTTACAGCACTCTTGCAGCTCCATATGAGGAGGTGGTTAGGTACCAGCGGCATCCAGCAGACCGGAACAGACTAATTGTACTAGTGG GTCCTGCAGGAGTGGGTGTGAATGAGCTACGGCGAAGGCTTATCTCAAGTAACCCACGAGAGTTTCAAAGTGCTGTACCTC ACACAACTCGTGTTCAGAAGAGTTATGAAATGAATGGTCGTGAATATCACTATGTATCAAAAGAAACTTTTGAAAACATGGTGTACAGCCACAG GATGCTGGAATATGGGGAATACAAAGGGTACCTGTATGGTACCAGTGTTGATGCAGTGCGAACAGTCCTTGATGAAGGGAAGATCTGTGTAATAGATTTAGAACCACAG GTTTCTTCTGCTGCAGTTCCCGTAAAcaagagggaggagaagggagagaagtCATCTTGTTGCTTGAAC GGCATCCAAATAGCCCGGACTCATGAATTGAAGCCATATATTATATTCATCAAGCCATCCAGCATAAGCTGCATGAGGCAAACTCGTAAAAATGCCAGGATCATTACAGATTATTATGTGAACATGAAATTCAAG GAAGAAGATTTACAGGAGATGGAGGATTCCGCTAAGAAAATGGAAGATCAGTTTGGTCAGTTTTTTGATCAAGTGATTGTGAATGACAATTTACAAGAAGCATCTGCGCAGCTGCTATCTGCAGTCCATCGTGCACAGGATGAGCCCCAGTGGGTCCCTGCAATGTGGATATGCTCAGATACTCAGCCATAA